A window of the Vallitalea okinawensis genome harbors these coding sequences:
- a CDS encoding fibronectin type III domain-containing protein has product MNLKRFLILLLVCSLIVSYPVPVQAKSQLEVVFIIDSSGSMGGEINSVKNNINNFVNRLEGENIDYRLGLISYEDEPVKYNLTNDVSTFKNNLSRINVSGGTENGLDAIDKALDGYTYYANSVKYFVLIGDEPIYSKENNTDSSIIQKLNNNDVILTAIGQDYRHCETQFRSIANATGGLYIDIDQSFSTTLTQIFDQIQKIPNVAINAPYANQWLSEKDNNFIPSLTVSDPDSDNLTFSYYLDSETTPRDTQSITNTQKEQVVHLKAFDAAKLSEGQHTLTAKVNDQQDTVTDFVNFKVDKTPPTIHTNISSNTSTISLSGNAYDTSNGSGMHSYPYRFTIGNSTSGWTSSTSYSVNNLTANTLYQVKFEARDQVGHISEYLEQRYTDAQKPVFTALEQNTDSIKLKVNDNNPSYSQYLVKVGTQYVDQSGNLTSSQEWITLNNKTCEINDLNHSTGYNIAIKARNGDSKETEQFSQTVYTKSLPPTGIKTTVQQESITISWDSVYSATGYVIEVDGKETLDIGKTTSYTHIGLSPESTHTYRVAMKNQAGMGPYSELISVTTLPYPPSQPKEPTVEIEQERITLKWQAVAGADSYELDVDGQIITLTETEYQHTGLEAETDHTYRLRAKNEGGYSPWSTVIYVRTYPYPPLTPEIKLSSLTKDTVTLTWISVEKAEGYELKVDGLIMDIGDVSTYVHENLLPLSGHTYEIRAYNIGGKSQWSEQFDVTTHPEKPDIPTNILATADENNITLTWYQVPYADKYEVEIDGNDVVEVYDRTYVHRGLSPDEYHDYRVRAVNISGKSEWSTNVKAATLPEEANTYSLTNVVAIVTNNFITLSWDAVAMNAEYEIEVDGELNSLGEQTIYQHTGLEANEFHTYKIRVKTEDGTTQWCAILSLSTLPNPPDAPTEIRGDATMYQIELRWDAIDQATGYDIQIDGEEIITTTEPAFDHDNLEPGTNHTYRVRAKNITGVTAWSPAIIITTDNPDYLVSYTEDEEFIFTILAQNVQDFSQLSFTLEYDPGEVIIKDLFAGTAKEDVVFQGKIDDAAVVVSGQEGQVTFTVDLNTVPGTSWSGEVTSIVFKALNTGETNIQLMISE; this is encoded by the coding sequence ATGAATTTAAAAAGATTCTTAATACTATTATTGGTTTGTAGTTTAATCGTTTCATATCCAGTACCTGTTCAAGCCAAAAGTCAGCTTGAAGTTGTTTTCATTATCGATAGTTCAGGAAGTATGGGCGGGGAAATTAACAGTGTTAAAAACAATATCAATAATTTTGTTAATCGATTGGAAGGAGAAAATATTGATTATCGTCTTGGATTAATATCCTATGAAGATGAACCAGTTAAATATAATTTGACTAATGATGTAAGCACTTTCAAAAACAACCTTAGTAGAATTAATGTTTCTGGAGGGACAGAGAATGGACTTGATGCTATAGATAAAGCACTAGATGGTTACACATATTATGCAAACTCAGTAAAGTATTTTGTTTTGATTGGTGATGAACCTATCTATAGTAAAGAAAATAATACTGACTCAAGTATTATTCAGAAATTAAACAATAATGACGTTATACTTACAGCTATCGGCCAGGATTATCGCCATTGTGAAACACAATTTCGATCAATAGCTAATGCCACAGGGGGGTTATACATTGACATTGATCAAAGTTTTAGTACAACCCTTACGCAGATATTTGATCAAATACAAAAGATACCTAATGTAGCCATCAATGCACCTTATGCGAATCAATGGCTTAGCGAAAAAGATAATAATTTTATACCTAGTCTTACTGTATCTGATCCAGACAGTGATAATTTAACATTTTCCTATTACTTGGATAGCGAAACGACTCCTCGAGATACCCAGAGTATTACCAATACTCAAAAGGAACAGGTAGTACATTTAAAAGCATTTGATGCTGCGAAGCTTTCAGAAGGTCAGCATACCCTAACGGCTAAAGTGAATGATCAACAGGATACTGTTACAGACTTTGTAAATTTTAAGGTTGATAAAACGCCACCGACGATACATACCAATATATCAAGTAATACTTCAACCATTTCTTTATCTGGAAACGCTTATGATACATCCAACGGATCTGGCATGCATAGTTATCCTTATCGCTTTACAATTGGTAACAGCACAAGTGGATGGACGAGTAGTACATCCTATTCCGTCAATAACTTGACAGCCAATACCCTTTATCAAGTTAAGTTTGAAGCTAGAGATCAAGTGGGACATATCAGTGAATACTTAGAACAACGATATACAGATGCTCAAAAGCCAGTATTTACTGCCTTAGAGCAGAATACAGATTCGATTAAGCTAAAAGTGAATGATAATAATCCAAGTTATAGCCAATACCTTGTTAAGGTAGGGACTCAATATGTGGACCAAAGTGGTAATCTAACATCCAGCCAAGAGTGGATTACCCTTAATAATAAGACATGTGAAATCAATGATTTGAATCATAGTACTGGATACAATATTGCAATCAAGGCGCGGAATGGTGACAGTAAAGAGACTGAGCAATTTAGTCAAACGGTTTATACAAAGTCACTACCACCAACTGGAATCAAAACAACTGTTCAACAAGAAAGTATAACAATTTCTTGGGATTCAGTTTATAGTGCAACGGGCTATGTTATTGAGGTGGATGGTAAGGAGACTTTGGATATTGGGAAAACAACATCCTATACTCATATCGGTTTAAGTCCGGAATCTACACATACCTATCGTGTTGCCATGAAAAATCAAGCTGGAATGGGTCCTTATAGTGAGTTGATTTCTGTTACGACATTACCTTATCCACCAAGCCAGCCTAAAGAACCTACTGTAGAAATTGAACAAGAAAGAATAACATTGAAATGGCAGGCTGTTGCTGGGGCTGATAGTTATGAATTAGATGTGGATGGTCAAATTATTACCTTAACAGAAACAGAATATCAGCACACAGGACTAGAAGCAGAAACAGACCATACTTATCGCTTAAGGGCAAAAAATGAAGGTGGATATAGTCCTTGGTCTACTGTCATTTATGTAAGAACATATCCTTATCCACCCCTAACACCAGAAATTAAGTTATCAAGTTTAACGAAGGATACAGTTACTTTAACTTGGATCAGCGTAGAAAAAGCTGAAGGATATGAATTGAAAGTCGATGGGTTAATCATGGATATAGGAGACGTGAGCACATATGTACATGAAAACTTACTACCATTATCTGGGCATACCTATGAAATAAGAGCTTATAATATCGGTGGTAAGAGCCAGTGGAGTGAACAGTTCGATGTGACCACACATCCTGAAAAACCCGATATACCAACCAATATCTTAGCAACAGCAGATGAAAATAACATAACCCTTACATGGTATCAAGTGCCTTATGCAGATAAATATGAAGTTGAAATTGATGGCAATGATGTTGTGGAGGTTTATGATAGGACCTATGTTCATAGAGGGCTATCGCCAGATGAATATCATGATTATCGAGTGAGAGCAGTCAACATATCCGGTAAAAGTGAGTGGAGTACTAATGTTAAAGCAGCAACATTACCAGAAGAAGCTAACACATACTCCCTTACTAATGTGGTTGCCATTGTTACCAATAACTTTATTACCTTGTCATGGGATGCTGTTGCCATGAACGCTGAGTATGAAATTGAAGTAGATGGAGAACTGAATTCTCTCGGAGAACAAACCATCTATCAGCACACTGGATTAGAAGCTAATGAGTTTCATACCTATAAAATTAGAGTGAAAACAGAAGATGGAACAACCCAATGGTGCGCTATTCTATCATTATCAACGTTACCAAACCCACCAGATGCTCCTACAGAAATTCGAGGAGATGCAACCATGTATCAAATTGAACTCCGATGGGATGCAATCGATCAAGCAACAGGATATGATATACAGATTGATGGAGAAGAGATCATAACAACAACAGAACCAGCATTTGATCATGATAACCTTGAACCTGGTACGAATCACACTTATCGAGTGCGTGCAAAGAATATTACTGGTGTGACAGCGTGGAGTCCAGCTATCATCATCACAACAGATAACCCTGATTATCTTGTAAGTTATACAGAAGATGAAGAATTTATCTTTACAATACTTGCTCAGAACGTACAGGACTTTAGTCAATTATCATTTACTCTAGAATATGATCCTGGTGAAGTAATCATAAAAGATTTATTTGCAGGAACAGCTAAAGAAGATGTAGTTTTCCAAGGTAAAATTGATGATGCTGCCGTTGTTGTCTCTGGTCAAGAAGGGCAAGTAACCTTTACTGTAGATTTAAACACCGTACCTGGTACATCATGGTCGGGTGAAGTTACCTCTATTGTATTTAAAGCATTAAATACCGGGGAAACAAATATACAATTGATGATTAGTGAATAA